The Flavobacterium faecale genomic sequence GTGCCACTTGCGTCATACGTACGAAAGGCATCTCGGGAGTTTCGGCAATCAAAGAGCGTAACGAACCTAATACACTCGAACAACTAGGGTATGACGAGGAAATTATTCGACTTTCGTGTCAACTATTTGTAACCACCGATCTTGAAGGATCAGCAATTACGGTTCTTGAGGAATAAAACTAAACGCATTGTTTGATGTTTTTCACGATTATTGAATGTGTTTTTTTGAAAATAAATTTTGCAACACCCAAGCAGGCCCGATCATCAGAAACTGAATATCTTTTAGGAAAGAAGGCTTCTTACCTTCAATATTGTGACCATAAAATTGCCCAATCCAAGCAACGGCAAAAAGTCCTACCGAAAACATCCAAAGTGGCACTAGTTGCCCAATGTAGAAATTAGCAATCAGGCATAGTAAAGAAAAAACTGCAATTCGCACCGCCATCATCACTGACAGTCGTAGGTAAAAAAGCAATACAAAAATCAAAACAACCCCCGCCCAATTTTCGATAAATGGTACATTGAGATTCGTCAACTGTGCTATTGAGCTACTTGGTATACTCATCAATAATCCAACTATTGAGAAGAAAATAGCGGGTACACATATATAATGAATCGCTTTGTTTTTGGGGTTTTGATGACTTACTGCATACTCTTCAAACCATTGATCTAATGTTTTCATATTTTGTGAAATTTCAACCTAATTTATAAAATAATTATCTAATAATTAAAAACAGGACGTGATTTTTGCGTATTCTGCTGATTAGTTAATTATTTATCTCACGATTTTGCTGTTTAACTAATGAGAATTAAATATTCAAATTAAATCGCTTTCCGTTAAAATTATGACAAAATAAGTTCCTCTTTCCTTATTCTTATTTTAAAGTAATAATTTTAAGTCATGAAAAAGACGCTATTACTACTTGCAATTTCCGTTACTGTATTGATTTCTTGCAAAAACAACAAGGAAGAAGGAACAACTACCGAAGATCAAATTACAACTGAAAAACCGCTTTCAAAAGCAGATTCCATTGTAAACACCGCCATAGAAGCACATGGTGGAAAATTATTTGAGACAGCTGATTTTTCGTTTGATTTTAGAGGGAAAAAATATCGTTTTAAAAATGATGGGAGCAATTATGAATATTCCGCTCAAGGCCAAAAAGGAGATTCGTTGATAATGGATGTAATGACTGCAGACAAATTTGAACGCAGCATAAACAATAAATTACAAACCTTAAGCAAAGAAGATGCTGCAAAATATGGAGAATCTTTGAACTCAGTGATCTATTTTGCTACACTACCTTATAAATTGCAAGATGCATCTGTGCACAAAAAATACATTGAAGAAACGACTATCAAAGGTAAAAAGTATGATGTAATCGAAGTTACTTTTGGTCAAGACGGCGGC encodes the following:
- a CDS encoding 2Fe-2S iron-sulfur cluster-binding protein, with the translated sequence MKNDLPLISFTAIDNGYYSYIKVKHGSYPNLMFLLKEELGLDSFGECGGVGRCATCVIRTKGISGVSAIKERNEPNTLEQLGYDEEIIRLSCQLFVTTDLEGSAITVLEE
- a CDS encoding DUF962 domain-containing protein yields the protein MKTLDQWFEEYAVSHQNPKNKAIHYICVPAIFFSIVGLLMSIPSSSIAQLTNLNVPFIENWAGVVLIFVLLFYLRLSVMMAVRIAVFSLLCLIANFYIGQLVPLWMFSVGLFAVAWIGQFYGHNIEGKKPSFLKDIQFLMIGPAWVLQNLFSKKHIQ
- a CDS encoding DUF6503 family protein, with translation MKKTLLLLAISVTVLISCKNNKEEGTTTEDQITTEKPLSKADSIVNTAIEAHGGKLFETADFSFDFRGKKYRFKNDGSNYEYSAQGQKGDSLIMDVMTADKFERSINNKLQTLSKEDAAKYGESLNSVIYFATLPYKLQDASVHKKYIEETTIKGKKYDVIEVTFGQDGGGKDFDDQYQYWINKDSHKIDYLAYNYQVNEGGVRFRAAFNTRVIDGVTFQDYVNYEAPVKTALKDLPALYEQGKLKELSKILTENVVNKHK